The following is a genomic window from Flavobacterium sp..
TAAAACCAAATTATTTCATTGGTATCAAAACCCCTTGGACGTTGGAAAACGAGGAAGTTTGGAAAAAAACACATGAACTAGGTGGAAAATTATGGTTTGTGGGCGGACTATTGATGGCGTTGACATTTGTATTGCCAAATAATATTCAATTTTATACTTTTATGGGAATTACTGCCGTTATTACAATTATTCCAATAGTATATTCTTATAGAATATTCAACAAAATTAAGAATCAGTAACAAAATAATATCTTTACTACTAATTAGTAAAACAATAAAATAAATCATGAAAAAATTACTTCTTTTTGTATTAACTTTTTCGAGTTTCACTTTTGCACAAGATAAATTTACAAGAATAGATAGCTTGCTAAACTATTTGTATGAAAACAACAAATTCATGGGTTCGTTAACCATTCGCGAAGGTGAAAATGTGGTTTTTAATAAAGCCTATGGTTTTGCTGATGTAGAAAAAAACATCAAGGCAGATCGATTTACACGCTATAAAATTGGTTCAATTTCTAAAACTTTCACTGCCGTAATGGTCATGCAATTAATTGAAGAGAAAAAACTAACCTTGCAAACCAAGCTGAATCGTTTTTATCCGAAAATGCCAAATGCAGAAAAAATCTCAATATATGATTTATTGCACCACAGAACCGGAATTGTGGATTTTGTAAATCAGGATTCGACTTTTCATAAAGTAATTGACAAAAAACATTCAAAAGAAGATATTTTAAAAGTAATTACAACTTATAAATCGAATTTTGAACCTGGAAGCAAATACGAATACAGCAATTCAAACTTTTTTATTTTAGGCTGCATCATCGAAAAGCTAACTAAAAAATCATACGAGGAAAATTTACAAAATCGAATCGTTAAAAAAGCCGAGCTAGGAACTTACGAAAATAAAACTGAAATGACTGCTAAAGGTGCGGTTACTAATAAAACTTTCGTTCCAACCACATATTACAAAGAAGAAGCTACAAATACAGCAAATAAAGAAAGTTATTCTTATTACTTTGATGGAACAAATTGGATAAAATCATATGAAAATCATAACTCAATTGCGTTTTCATCAGGCGGAATTACTTCAACTCCAGCTGATTTAACTAAGTTCATTTATGCACTTTTCGATGGAAAATTAGTTAGTCCAACTTCTTTAGACCAAATGAAAGAAATAAAAGAAGGTTATGGAAAAGCATTAATTCAGTTTCCTTTTGGCGAAAGACGATTTTATGGTCATGGCGGAAGAATTGAGAATTTCAGTTCGATGTTAGGTTATTATCCAACTGAAAAATTGAGTTTTTCTATAATATCCAATGGCGATAATTTTGTGCAAAACGATATCATCATAGGAATCCTAAGTATTTATCACAAAATGCCATTCCCGTTCCCACAATTCATGAAAATGGATAAAGGTGAATTAGCAAAATTTACTGGAACTTATGCTTCAAAAGAAATTTCTTTAAAAATTACCGTTTCAGAAAAGAATGGCGAATTATTCGCTCAAGCTACAGGACAAGGTGCCTTTCCATTAACATTTAGAGAAGAAAAGACTTTTGTTTTTGCAGCAGCTGGAATTGAAATGATATTTGGAGACAACTCCTTTATATTAAATCAGGGCGGAACGAAATTCAACTTCACAAAAGAATAGATATGCAGAACACCATCGCTACCATCAAAAGTATTACCAATAGTAAATATCTCGATATCATTGGAGTGGTTTTGGTGGTGGGCGTTTCGGTGTATTTAGAATATTACAAAACCACGTACGATTTTAGTTTTGATGGAAAGAATTACTCGTTTTACTTAGGGTATTTTTCCATTCTAAACACTTGCTTGTCGATGATAGCCACTCGGCTAGTCACCAAGAAAAACAATATTGGGAATTTAATCAGCACTTGCAATACGTTGTTGAGCGGAAGTATTGATTATCTTTTAGGAAATATAGGTGCGATTTTGACTTATCCGATTTCATTTTTTGGAAATTATATTGCCTTCCGAATTTGGAAAAAGAAACAATTTTTGAATGCAATTGATGTTATCTTTTTTCGAAATATGGCAATTGGGTTAATCCTTTCATTCGTATTGAATTACATTGCTTTTACCACTTTATCTGACAAAGCGATTGATTGGAAATTATTTTTTGCCATCGCTATTCCTGCTGGAATTAGTTTTGGAGGCACCTTTAATACAGGCAGAATGTATCCCGACAATTGGATTAACTGGCAAGTATATAATTTATTCAAAATCATACAAAATGTAATACTAATGAACATTGCCAACACCGCAAAATATGTGTTTTATATGTTCAATGCGATTTTAGGATATATTACTTGGCGGGATGATAAAGCAAAACAACTATAACTTCCTCGTAGATTCCCTCTGACGCAACTCTGTTTTAATCACAACAGTTTGCGGTTGATAAAACTCGTCTTTAGAATTCAATTTATGAATTAATAATTCGGCCGCTTTGGCTCCAATTTCGGGTGCGTGTTGGCTTACCGTAGATAAACTCGGTGTTAATCTTCTTGACCAAACACCATCGGCAAAACCAATAATATTTAATTCTTCTGGAATTTTGATGCCTTTTTTAAGCGCAAACTTCATTGCCATGGTTGATGCATGCTCATCTAAAGCAAAAACAGCATCAACTTTTTTAGTATTAAACAACTCAATTAATTTATTATCAAATAATTCTATATCATTCTCAATAACAATTAATTGATTATTCAATGACAAATTTGACGATTCCATTGCCTTTTTAAAACCACCTACACGAAGTTTTCCTACGCTTAGATTATCTATAGTAGAAACTAATGCTGTGTTTTTACTCCCTAATTTAAGTAAATGATTGGTAGCATCAAAAGAGGATTCAAAATCATCAACTATAACTTTATCACAATTCACAGTTTCTGCCACACGATCAAACATTACAATTGGTGTACCGCTATTAATAATATCTTTAAAATGTTGGTGTTCTTTTAAAGCTTGGGTTTCTTCTGCTACAGCAACAATAAAACCATCAATTGTTCCATTGTTAAGCATATCCATTACTTCTTTTTCTTTTTCAAATGATTCATTTGAAATACCTGTGATTACATTGTAACCTTTAGACAAAGCTTCCTTCTCAATTCCACTAAATACTTTAGCAAAAAAAGGATTAAGTATATTAGGAATAATAACACCTATAGTATTAGTACGTTGATTTTTTAAATTTTTAGCAATACTATTTGGCTTGTAATTTTGCAATTTAGCATACTCTTGGATTTTAATCTTGGTAGCTTCACTTATTTCAGGACTATCACTTAGTGCTTTAGATACAGTCGAAATAGAGACTTCAAACTCTTTTGCAATTTGTTTTAAGGTGGCTTTTGCTTTCATAAATAAAAGATAAGAAGTAAAAATAGTACATTTATTGAATTAAAAAAAACAACTGCTCCTTAATTATTGATAAGAGCATGATGTTTAATAAATTAGAAAAAATAATATTTTACACATCTGGTTTGCAATTCTAATAAATAATTGTACTTTTGCACTCCCTTTATTGGGAATGGAATGTTTAATTTAAATTAATTATTGTGAACACATTAAGCTACAAAACAGTATCAGCCAACAAAGCAACTGCAGACAAGCAGTGGATTGTTGTGGACGCTGAAGGGCATAACTTAGGTCGTTTATCTACAAAAGTAGCAATGCTTTTAAGAGGTAAATACAAGCCAAGTTATACACCGCACGTTGATTGTGGAGATAACGTAATTGTTATCAACGCAGAAAAAATCAACCTTACTGGTAACAAGTTAGATGACAAAACGTACATCAGACACACAGGTTACCCAGGAGGTCAAAGAACTTTAACTGCTAAAGTAATGCAACAAAAAAATCCTGCATTATTAGTAGAAAAAGCTATCAAAGGAATGTTACCTAAAAATAAATTAGGTGCTGAATTATTCCGTAATTTAAATGTATATGTAGGTTCTGAGCACAAACATGGAGCTCAAACACCTAAAACCGTTAACCTAAACGATCTTAAGTAATGGGAGTTATTCACAAAATCGGTAGAAGAAAATGCGCTGTTGCACGTGTTTATGTTTCAGAAGGAACAGGAAAAATCACTGTAAACAAAAGAGAATTCACTAACTACTTCCCAACTGCAACTTTACAGTACAAAGTTATGCAACCAATGTCTATGACAGAAAATGCATCTAACTTTGACGTTAAAGTAAACGTATATGGTGGTGGTTCAACAGGACAAGCAGAAGCTGTGAGAATGGCTATTGCAAGAGCAATGTGTGAAGTTGAGGCTGAAAACAGAGCTATTCTTAAACCAGAAGGATTATTAACAAGAGATCCTAGAATGGTAGAACGTAAAAAATTCGGTCAGAAAAAAGCACGTAAGAGATTCCAATTCTCTAAACGTTAATATTCGATATTTATCAGAATATATTTTCAGATTTATTTTTACAATTAAAATTGAATTAAAAACAAAGTTGTCGATATTCCTTGTAAAAAGGGAATTAGTTTAGCATCTAAATTTTCAAGACCAACGCAAGTGACTACTTGAAAATTGCTAATCACGGAACGTAAACTATTACACAATGGCAAACAAAATTGACGTTAAAGAGTTATTAGAAGCAGGTGTACATTTCGGACACATGACTCGTAAATGGGATCCAAACATGGCTCCTTACATTTATATGGAGCGTAATGGTATTCATATCATTAACTTATATAAAACTGCAGCTAAAATTGAAGAAGCTAATGAAGCTTTGAAAAAAATTGCTGCATCTGGTAGAAAAGTATTATTCGTTGCTACCAAAAAACAAGCAAAAGATATCGTTGCTGAGAAGGCAGCTGCATGTAACATGCCTTACATCACTGAAAGATGGCCTGGTGGTATGTTAACTAACTTCGTAACTATCCGTAAAGCTGTTAAAAAAATGGCTTCTATTGATAGAATGAAGAAAGACGGTACTTTCATGACTTTATCTAAAAAAGAAAGATTACAAGTAGATCGTTTACGTGCTAAATTAGAGAAAAACTTAGGTTCTATTGCTGATATGTCTAGACTTCCAGCAGCTCTTTTTGTAGTAGACGTTAAAGCTGAGCATATTGCAATTAAAGAAGCACAAAAATTAAACATTCCAGTTTTCGCAATGGTAGATACGAATTCGGATCCACGTCCAATTGATTTCGTTATTCCTGCTAATGATGATGCTTCTAAATCTATTGATAAAGTTTTATCTTTAGTATCTGCTGCTTTAATCGAAGGTCTTTCTGATAGAAAAGTTGAAAAAGACGAATTACCAGCTAAAGAAGTAGAAGCTACTGAAGCGCCTACAACTGAAACTGAAGCATAAATAAATTAAATTCCAAGAATTAAATTCCAAATTCCAAACTTGTTCTAACTTTTAGTTAGCAATTTAGTAAAATTGGAATTTGGGATTTAATAATTGGAATTTTTTACTTTTATAAACAACAAATAAAAAACATACAAAATGGCAAATATTACTGCTGCAGACGTAAATAAATTAAGAACTATCACTGGTGCTGGAATGATGGATTGCAAAAAAGCATTAGTGGAAGCAGAAGGAGATTTCGATTTAGCTATCGAAAACTTAAGAAAAAAAGGTCAAAAAGTAGCTGCTAACCGTTCAGATAGAGAATCTACTGAAGGTGCTGCTATTGCTGTTATCAACGCAGACAAAACTGCTGGTGTTGCAATTACATTAAATTGTGAAACTGACTTCGTAGGTAAAAACGAATCTTTCGTTAAATTAGCTACAGACTTAGCAAACCAAGCATTAAACTTCGCTACTAAAGAAGAATTATTAGCTTCTGATTTTGGTGGAATTACTGTTGCTGAAAAATTAATTGAGCAAACTGGAGTTATTGGAGAAAAAATTGAAGTAGGTTCTTTCGAAAGATTAGAAGGTGCTTTTGTTGGATCTTACATTCACGCTGGTAAAATTGCTACTTTAGTAGCATTATCTGCAAATGTTGAAGGAGCTGACGAAGCTGCTAAAAACGTTGCAATGCAAGCTGCTGCAATGAACCCAATTGCTTTAAACGAAGCTGGTGTTGATGCTGCAATCATTGAAAAAGAAATCGAAATTGCAAAAGAACAATTAAGAGCTGAAGGTAAACCAGAAGCAATGTTAGACAACATTTCTAAAGGAAAAATCCAACGTTTCTACAAAGACAACACTTTAGTAAACCAAGATTATATCAAAGATGGTTCTATGAGTGTTGCTGCTTACATTAAATCTGTAGAGGCTAACTTAACTGTTTCTGGATTCAAAAGAGTTGCTTTAGGTTAATCTACCTAATTCAAATACATATAAAAACTTCAATCTTCGGGTTGAAGTTTTTTTTATGACATAATTCAGCTATTTTTGATAAAAATATTGCAATGTTTCACAGAAAAAAAGACATAATATATGTTGTATTGGCGGGAATTTTCATCACCAATGCATTAGTTGCAGAACTAATTGGCGGAAAATTAATTTATGTAGGTGATACCGTGATGAGTTTAGGTATTTTACCTTGGCCCATAGTTTTTATTACCACCGATTTAATCAACGAATATTTTGGCGAAAAAGGCGTAAAAAAACTCTCTTTTATTACCGCAGGCTTAATTGCTTACACCTTTTTTTTGTTGTTAATTGGACTCAATATTCCCGCAGTAAAAGGCGATGGATTAATTTCGGATGAACAATTTAATGCAGTTTTTGGTCAGAGTATGTGGATTATTGTGGGAAGCATCACTGCATTTTTAGTTTCCCAATTAATTGATGTTACCATTTTCCATTTTGTAAAAAACAGAACGGGCAAAAAAATGATTTGGCTAAGAAGTACAGGCTCTACAGTGATTTCTCAATTATTTGATAGTTTTATTGTGTTAGGAATTGCCTTTTGGTTACCTGGAAAAATAAATGGAGAAACATTTGTAGCCTCATCTTTTACTGGTTATTTTGTAAAATTACTAATTGCAATTGGTTTGACTCCTTTGATTTATTTAGGCCATTATTTAATTGATAACTATTTAGGAACTGAAAAAAATGGAAACTAAACTAAGATGCGCTTGGTGCGAAAAAGATGATTTGTATCGCAATTATCATGATAACGAATGGGGAAAACCGGTTTATGATGATG
Proteins encoded in this region:
- a CDS encoding serine hydrolase domain-containing protein, translated to MKKLLLFVLTFSSFTFAQDKFTRIDSLLNYLYENNKFMGSLTIREGENVVFNKAYGFADVEKNIKADRFTRYKIGSISKTFTAVMVMQLIEEKKLTLQTKLNRFYPKMPNAEKISIYDLLHHRTGIVDFVNQDSTFHKVIDKKHSKEDILKVITTYKSNFEPGSKYEYSNSNFFILGCIIEKLTKKSYEENLQNRIVKKAELGTYENKTEMTAKGAVTNKTFVPTTYYKEEATNTANKESYSYYFDGTNWIKSYENHNSIAFSSGGITSTPADLTKFIYALFDGKLVSPTSLDQMKEIKEGYGKALIQFPFGERRFYGHGGRIENFSSMLGYYPTEKLSFSIISNGDNFVQNDIIIGILSIYHKMPFPFPQFMKMDKGELAKFTGTYASKEISLKITVSEKNGELFAQATGQGAFPLTFREEKTFVFAAAGIEMIFGDNSFILNQGGTKFNFTKE
- a CDS encoding nicotinamide mononucleotide transporter family protein, with the protein product MQNTIATIKSITNSKYLDIIGVVLVVGVSVYLEYYKTTYDFSFDGKNYSFYLGYFSILNTCLSMIATRLVTKKNNIGNLISTCNTLLSGSIDYLLGNIGAILTYPISFFGNYIAFRIWKKKQFLNAIDVIFFRNMAIGLILSFVLNYIAFTTLSDKAIDWKLFFAIAIPAGISFGGTFNTGRMYPDNWINWQVYNLFKIIQNVILMNIANTAKYVFYMFNAILGYITWRDDKAKQL
- a CDS encoding LacI family DNA-binding transcriptional regulator produces the protein MKAKATLKQIAKEFEVSISTVSKALSDSPEISEATKIKIQEYAKLQNYKPNSIAKNLKNQRTNTIGVIIPNILNPFFAKVFSGIEKEALSKGYNVITGISNESFEKEKEVMDMLNNGTIDGFIVAVAEETQALKEHQHFKDIINSGTPIVMFDRVAETVNCDKVIVDDFESSFDATNHLLKLGSKNTALVSTIDNLSVGKLRVGGFKKAMESSNLSLNNQLIVIENDIELFDNKLIELFNTKKVDAVFALDEHASTMAMKFALKKGIKIPEELNIIGFADGVWSRRLTPSLSTVSQHAPEIGAKAAELLIHKLNSKDEFYQPQTVVIKTELRQRESTRKL
- the rplM gene encoding 50S ribosomal protein L13, with translation MNTLSYKTVSANKATADKQWIVVDAEGHNLGRLSTKVAMLLRGKYKPSYTPHVDCGDNVIVINAEKINLTGNKLDDKTYIRHTGYPGGQRTLTAKVMQQKNPALLVEKAIKGMLPKNKLGAELFRNLNVYVGSEHKHGAQTPKTVNLNDLK
- the rpsI gene encoding 30S ribosomal protein S9, which translates into the protein MGVIHKIGRRKCAVARVYVSEGTGKITVNKREFTNYFPTATLQYKVMQPMSMTENASNFDVKVNVYGGGSTGQAEAVRMAIARAMCEVEAENRAILKPEGLLTRDPRMVERKKFGQKKARKRFQFSKR
- the rpsB gene encoding 30S ribosomal protein S2; protein product: MANKIDVKELLEAGVHFGHMTRKWDPNMAPYIYMERNGIHIINLYKTAAKIEEANEALKKIAASGRKVLFVATKKQAKDIVAEKAAACNMPYITERWPGGMLTNFVTIRKAVKKMASIDRMKKDGTFMTLSKKERLQVDRLRAKLEKNLGSIADMSRLPAALFVVDVKAEHIAIKEAQKLNIPVFAMVDTNSDPRPIDFVIPANDDASKSIDKVLSLVSAALIEGLSDRKVEKDELPAKEVEATEAPTTETEA
- the tsf gene encoding translation elongation factor Ts, whose product is MANITAADVNKLRTITGAGMMDCKKALVEAEGDFDLAIENLRKKGQKVAANRSDRESTEGAAIAVINADKTAGVAITLNCETDFVGKNESFVKLATDLANQALNFATKEELLASDFGGITVAEKLIEQTGVIGEKIEVGSFERLEGAFVGSYIHAGKIATLVALSANVEGADEAAKNVAMQAAAMNPIALNEAGVDAAIIEKEIEIAKEQLRAEGKPEAMLDNISKGKIQRFYKDNTLVNQDYIKDGSMSVAAYIKSVEANLTVSGFKRVALG
- a CDS encoding queuosine precursor transporter, which codes for MFHRKKDIIYVVLAGIFITNALVAELIGGKLIYVGDTVMSLGILPWPIVFITTDLINEYFGEKGVKKLSFITAGLIAYTFFLLLIGLNIPAVKGDGLISDEQFNAVFGQSMWIIVGSITAFLVSQLIDVTIFHFVKNRTGKKMIWLRSTGSTVISQLFDSFIVLGIAFWLPGKINGETFVASSFTGYFVKLLIAIGLTPLIYLGHYLIDNYLGTEKNGN